Genomic DNA from Mixophyes fleayi isolate aMixFle1 chromosome 7, aMixFle1.hap1, whole genome shotgun sequence:
ctgcaatcAAAGTTTGTCAAATATATTAAGTTTTGCTAAAAGTTACCATTTATATTTGTGAATGGTAATAATTGCTTTTAAAGTCAAATTTTAAATTCAGTTTCCCTTTAACAATAGGTTCTTGAGATATAAACTTTAGTGGCCTCTGAAAGGTGGAGCAGAGGAATTCACTGGCCGCTGATAGTAGTTTGGAGGATTGAGAGAGGGTCTTTCAAAGTACAGAGTAGAAGAGAATGTTGCACTTATATCCTCCATGATTTTCCCATTTGGGCTTGCTCGTAGGCCTAGAACAGGCTTGTCTTAGTAGGAGAGTGGACCCACCTAACGTTAGGATCGAAGCTAAGTAAAACTGTATTTTGTCTTGTATTATTAAACTCAGAGTTATAAGTCTGGTTATCCTCCTTAATCAAACAACCCACATAAAAGATACAGGCCGACATTTATGCTTATTTAATGTGGATTGTCCATAAGTGAATAACCCATTTCATTTTCTTGTGTACATTCCCCTTTTAGCATAGGGATCAGTGGTACCTATACCAGCTCCCTGTGTCTCACAGCCCAGAAGACGCATGGTCAGAGGATAGTAATGATGTCTGAATATTTCTaactatacattttctttttgccagGCTTTGGGGAGATGGCGTACTCGCTTTTCATGAAGCTCTGCACATTCACTCGGAGGTACAAAGGGAAGCTGCTCGGCTTGTCTTCTCTTGGCCTCTTTGCAGTCAATATATCCTACCATGTTTTCCCAGAGCAAACCTTCAGGAAGGTGTATCAGGGCTGGACAAAGGGAGAGTTGTCTCAGCTCAATGACAAACAGCAGAGACTTTTCCAAGTTGTCTTAGAAGAGACGCACGTGGGGTCATCGTCTGGTTACACTCCCTTCTCAGCCTATGGGTTCCAACCTGTGAGCGTTGGCATACCCTGGCTCCCTCAGGGGTGTCTGGTTGGTATTCCTGCAAACTACAACCACACGGAGGAGAACGGGGCTGGAATTGTTAATCGCGTTTTAGTGATTAACGGACAGGAGGTGGACTGGAATAGTGAAGCTGGAACCAGTTTAAGAGACTCCCTAACCTTATCTGAAGACGCTCAGAAGTTCTCCTTAGCCCGGGAAGCTGTACATGCACAGATAAATGGTCCTATACTACAGGCTTCCGTGGCTCCTCTCTGTCTATCTGGAGTCTGTCTCTCCAGCGTGGCCTGTAAGCAGCTCCTTGGTCTGTATTCTGGCCCTGtgttattgaggggggtgtttaaTTTAGTCGCCGTTGTGGTCGGATTTACACTGTATTTCTTGTGCGATGACGCGTTGAATCAGTGGCTGGAGTTCAAGTCTGACCAGAAAGTGGCCACAATTTCTAAATCCTATTCCCAGGGTGGGCTGGAGTTTTATGATAAAATACTGGCACGTAATCAGATCCTGCGGGCTATTATGGGCAAGCAGGGGGAAGCCATTTATGCACCAAGTGGCAATTTATTTCCCAAACAGAAACTGCGGTTAAAGCATGCCCCGTATACCGCCCGGAGAGACCGGGTACGGCAGACTCTGGAAATGCAGCAGTAATCCTCAGGGTTTGGACAATGGACTTCTAGAAAATGGCGTTCATTCACGAGACCATTCCCTCTACAGCTGACGGATTGGGCCGTATCTGTCATTCTATGCAGACTGGGTTGTGATTAGTTAACTGGAGGGATCTGTAGATGATCTTTTCCAAAGATGAAATATTACATAGTAATTTCATTGATGACACTTATTTCCTGGAGATCTGTGGACGTCATTTAAATGTACATAATCAATAAATATAGCAGATTGTGTACTAATGTATCAAAACGCAATGTCCTCTTGCTGGGTAATGTTGTGGTAGTAACTTTaatggtgctgataacaccgGCAGTGACTaccaccaaaaaacaaaaactaaactcACTTGCCCGACTCCTAATAAATGACTGACCTTAATAATGACAGAACAATATATATAGGTTGCAATTTAAATTGATGTCAACACAGGCTGCCGTTATTACTGCTGATCGTGATTTCTTAGCCCACTGTCGGGGACTTGTTTGGTAATTCTTAAGCTCATTCAGCATTTATTAGGAGTCGGGCAGGTGAGTTTCGTTTATTTTTTTCGTCCTACTGCCTGTCGTTTCTATCACCTCTGTAAATTGGTACCCCGCCCGGGTATAGATGGTGGTTAATGTTAAGTATTGGGTAAATTAGTCTTACTGTAAATAATACACCTATATTTTTAATCAGTAATTATTAGAAAAGACTGTAAATTTTAACAGGCTATATTTCCCACTTCAGTTAGTATATAATCCATAAACTACGTCCAGTCAAATTAATCCAAAAATTAAATACCAGCAATTTTGCGGCTATGTGGTCCTTACTGGCGTCATAGTGAAGATTGCTCTTTGCTGGGTATAAGGTGCGGTGAATACTAGGGTATTATGGTTACACCATATTGGTGGTTCGGAGCTGCAGCAGGATATCATCATCTATCCTGGATCCTACATTTGCTGTGATTTACACTGACGTTTGGTTCATACATAAGAGATGTCATTGATGAATGTTTTCGAGATTAGTgggttttattgattttatgagattaaaataagtttttttgAGTTAattatcatcagcatttatttatatagcgccactaattccacagcgctgtacagagaactcacatctgtccctgctccattggagcttacagtctaaatcccctaacacacatacagacacacacacacacacacacacacacacacacacacacacacacacagacagagagagactaaggtcaatttgatagcagccaattaacctactagtatgtttttggagtgtgggaggaaaccggagcaaccggaggaaacccacgcaaacacggggagaacatacaaactccacacagataaggccatggtcgggaatcgaactcatgaccccagtgctgtgaggcagaagtgttaaccactgaccCATTGTGCTGCTATTAATGCACGAGGTCCCTCCTCTGGTGTCATTTCTCTATTCACATGCTCGAACATCCGTTTATGGAGATCTGTTTTCATGGTTCAGAGGAAGGAACAGCAGGAGTATAAGTCTTAATTCGAGAAGCGTTTTGTGatctgtaagcatataccctaagtgGTTGGAAGTGGGAAGAACACTGGTGTATCTCTATTTATGCATTTGATATTCACGGTGAAGAGTGAAAGAATTTTATACAGTGGTGGTGGACCATTTTCAAGTgttattgttgttacatattACATTATGTTTGCCATTTTCTGTTTGGACAAATGAGTCCATTTGAAGGTTATGTAGATTCAtaccaaaaaagagaaaaaaattgtcTTGGGAAGAACGGGTCCATCAATGTGATCATCTTGATGTGCAGAGAAGGAAGCACAAGTGTATGTATCATTTTCATATTAACACCAAAGGAGTGTTTTTATGTGAAAGAGTAACATTAAACAATAGGGCCTTCAGATTCAAGAAGAAAACTGCTACATTTTCCAGTATAGATTATAACTCACAATAACTACTTTCCCATAATTCAGGCTCCTGTCTCAAACTAACAGGATAAGTGACAATAGGTTTCTGTAACTCTTATTTTGCACCCAATGGGACGTGTTGGGTGGTGTTAACGCCTGAGAGTTAGGCCTCACTGGTGAACCGATTTTTAGTTTCTAAATTATAGGAACACTATGAAAACTTTATGTTGTATAATACAATAACATAGTGATTGAGGAGAAACCTGAATAATGGAAAACAAACCAATGACAATAAGATATGTATTATAGATGTAGTCGGTTCCGCGTTTATATTCTGTTTCGTAGTAGATTTAGGGGTTTGTGTATTGCTCATGTTAGTTTTCAGCTATTATTGCAataataagaaattaattaacatagcaatttattcaAATTGATTGGCCGGAACAGCAGATTCCGATAGGGCTTTCATGCCATTGTCTGGGAACCTTAACTCTAGAAGCAGTTTGAATGTTTAATCCCTTTAACAGAAAGTATATTtagtatttgtgtgttattatGGCTGAGGAAATAATGTAACGGTGATGAGACGCTATGTTATCACATTGCTGTTTATTCATCATTCAGTCAGACACTAACAATAAGATCAGTATATAGTACAGCCTTAGTTACACTAACAATAAgatcagtatacagtacagccttAGTCAGCTGTACCCAGAGAATGCACACGAGGCTCCGGAAACTTTCCCTGACAGTCGCTGCTAAGAAATATTACTTAAAGAAGAGAATTTTCTGGAGAATTACGAGCAGGACATGGGTAATTTATGTTGTAGAGAGCCGGGCACAGCTAGAGGCTGTCTACACCCTGTTACAATACATATTTATAGGTTTTATTAGAATGAGCGAGTTTCTGCAGTTGTGGTTACATAGAGTTACCCAGTGAAGTCCATCTTTCTTGTTGAGTTGAGCGTCGTAGCAGGAGTCGTACCACCAGCCGCCTCCGTGCTGATCGGCGCAATTTTTATTGTAGAGTCGATCGTTGTCGTCATCGTAAGTAGAGAACCTCATATTGTCATGTAGATTTTTCAGGGCGCTAGAAGACAGGGAGTCCCCGGCATCTCCATCGTACGTCCCCAGCCTCACCCGGTACTTGTCGGTAGCGTTGGTCAAGTAGAAGCTGTCGTAGTCGGCGCGCCTGGTCTTGTTTTCTGCATCCACCAGGAGGATTCTCACCTTGTTCCACTTCTGAGCCGTTAACAAATGGATATAATGATTCCCGAGATAGTGATCTAGTTCAATGTTCCCGAAGCCGTATTGATAGGCTGTCCAGGACTCGCTCCACGTTATCAATGTGTCCAAGCTGTTCCTCTGGATGACTGTCCACCCCCCACAATCGTACATGTAGCACTGAGCCACCAGATAGGGGGAACCTTCTGGCCGAATCACATAAACACCATTTTTTCTGTGGCCCAATTGGTAAAGTTCATCGCAGTCCCGGGTGAAAAACACTGAAAATGACAGatataaaacattataatataattatttaaagaaaaactaagtctcaatgtacaatatattttCAGATAAAAAATATGGAATTATAATCCAGTGTTTGACCTAACCCTGACTTTCCACCGCAGACGACGATCCCCCCTCGCCCTTCGTCAACATCAACAACAAAATGCTCGTCCCAATGGTAAATCGCCACACTAAGCTTTGTATTACGCTGTTATTTATTAATTCAGAGTAAGTTTTGCTGCTAATCTCGCTGATCATGCCCCTCTGTGTGAATTCACTTTTCTCTGCAAATCATAAAGTATGTAAGATATGTGATAATTTAACCTACTGTGCAAAGCTCCTCCCTTTATTCCATGTCCACAAAGTAATATAAGATAGAAAAGATGCAAAACGCGTTTTTTTATATAAGGGAAGGGTCTTTTGTTGTAACAATGGTACACCAGCTAAATGTGCTTTTCTGTGTAAAGTACGCTTGGAAAGCTATAGGCCGACGTCTGGTTTCCATTTCAGAGGAAATGGAAAATGCAAAGTTCTTTTATTCTTGTCTCTATAAATTTACCTTCTTCACCCCATGAATCTCCTCGAAATAATCTTGTCCTGCAAAATGAAAGTGTGTGCGTAACTGCGGATACATGCGCCTATCTCATACACGCAAGTGGCACCCGGCTTCCCCCACCAGAAAATGCTACATCCCCCTCTGCAGGTGTTACCGGTGTCCCATGCACATCCTGTTACGTAAACCCAACAAGTATAAGGGACAGACAGCGTTTCTGAAACAATTCCGCCATCTCACAAATATGTGTTCTAGCTCAAGCTTTGATCCACATTAATCTCCAGTTGTGAATTGATCCGCTGTGTAATTACTTCTCCagctgttggggaactacaagtttcaCCGTAATTATACAGCGGTTTCTTGTCATGTGGGGGATTATTGGCTACCGATCTGCAAGAGAATGTGTCGTTTGTAACTGTTCCCCTAGAAACATTTGACTCTTTGCCAtctgcacagtaacacttcttCCGTATGCTAAGTATAACTCTAATCGTCTGTTTATTAGGTATGTGTACAAGTGCACAATACCACTACTCCAGGTCTGTAAACTTAATCTAATTCTCGGTAGCTCTCCTTACTGACAGCCCTGTAGTCCAGATATATCTCCCAACGTCCGTTTTTATTCTGATCACAAAGTTGCACAGTAACTCTTCTCATGTTCTATATCCGGCCTGGGCAACTAGCATACACTGCCAGCTATCGGATgcaaaagcatgctgggatttgtagtttcacaacatcggAAGAGCTGCAAGTTGTCCAGGCCTGTTCTAAacagtggatatatatatatatatatatatacatatatatatatatatatacatatatatatatatatatatatatataattagttaatTCAGCCCCTGTTCAAGTATGGACAACAATACTGTGATTGAAACAGGATTGTGGAAGTTCTAGCCCAACAACATTCAGTGTTTACTACAAGGCTATTATTCTATACCTCCTATACCTTATCTGTAACCTTTTATTATTCTACCAGAAAGCTATTGCCTAGATCACATTACAAACTAATATTTTCCTGCATTACTTATGTTTTTAACCCCTTAAATGCTCAGGACGAGTCCCACTAGTTCCTAGGATTGCAGGAGTTtaaatatgggcagcatggtggctcagtggttagcacttctgccttacagcactggggtcatgagttcaattcccgaccatggccttatctgtgtggagtttgtatgttctctccgtgtttgcgtgggtttcctccaggtggtctctgtttgtgtgtatgttaaggaatttagactgtaagctccaatggggcagggactgatgtgaacgaattctctgtacagcgctgcggaatcagtggcgctatataaataaacggtgatgatgatagaTTAAAAACTTACCTAGAAGTACTTGCAGGGCATAAAATGACAGTGTGAGTGGGAAAAGAGGCGGACCTTCATGATGCATTGTCACTGTACGTCATCAAATCCCCGCCCCCTTCCATCCAATTCACTATAGTAAATTCTGAACATCCTGGCACCTAACATCTCAGGAATACCCTCGTTTGAAAGATTGGAGTCATGTTTTTCAAACTGTATTGTCAAACATGGGCAACCCATATTATACTTACACGTTTTATACATTTCAAGACCGTGCAAAATAGCAAAAATTGTATTAACATTTttcagtgcagattttattatgaaaacctatgtgtagAGTCCTGCTCTTTGCTGATTTGGAGAGGCAGATTGATGCTAAAGCAAGAATAACAAGGTATTTATAGatggtgtttagaaaaaaaaatacacaaatttgtaTTTAGTTGAAATGCAatttaataaaacacaatttttttggcCATTTTGGTCCATTTTCCTTGCCGTGACGTTATGTATAAGCAAACTAATAGAATTTTCTGAAAGTTCAACGTCTTGTGTAAAAAAGGAGGTATAACTGGTGTGGTTACTGCATAAATAAATTACTGATCTTTATGTTGGAATCTGACCaacccaaaaagtgccaaaacagGCTAAGTGGAGAAGGGGTTAAACTATCTGCAGGACCTCTGTTCCAGCACCAGCTAATCTTCCAATAATGGGTTTGATCGTGTAGTCCGTCCTCTTAGAGTTATCCATTCACTATCATATAAAGTTATCAGGCTGTACATGAACCTTGAAGCTGCCCAATTTGATTTCTGTTAAAAATACTGATCTTTTCTATGTGTCTAGATGTTGGGTAGGTGGAAGTATTTACAGGATTAATTCATAATTCTGCATGGTATCAATACAGCAGTAAGATGCATTATCCACATAGTATATGTCAGTATGCCCGTTATAATATTTAAAGACCCGTTTATTATAGGACCTCCTGGGGGCATCGCTTCCACCCGCACTTCATGATCTGTAGCTCCATATTTGTTGCTGGGTCCCTGAAGGACCCCTGGGCCCTCGTACTAGATGTGATACACATGGACAACGCAAGAGATCCAGGAACATTACAGGTAAACCTATCTGGTATTAGCAGATACTCAGAGAGAGAGCTGGTAACTTAACACCAGACAGAATAGTCACAAACTGAAAACTGCCATTCACTAGACCGGGGCAATAAAGTAAAATGATGGAAAGTATTAAATGACCATAATTAAGGTTGAAGACTGGACATTTTTGTCACATCTCATTCTATAGGGGGGGTTATTCAgttgaccgcaagtttttttaacactgcgttaattcattttaacgctgtttttttttatcattttcgagcgggttaactatacacacaattcaattccatttttaacgttCCATTTtatttcatgaaacggtcctctcgcgctccagtagaaggtttattgaaagtatagagtattgaaagctattcaattgttttataATGcggggggttaaaaaagagggaaaaaaagataaactatgtttatccggaatgcataacatgaaaaacttgattttcttgtgaaaaaataattaataaaaaaataaaattcactaattaaatatatgtatgtttttggtacaaatatgtatgtactaatgtgttttgacatggtatagatgattctatagcaaaaaatagtgaaataaaaaaaatatgctaacgaaagtactgtaatgtagatattatcaaatagaatggttgtgtaatacaatctaatgtatgaaaatgtatgccaatcctttttttgtgttatacatgaccttattaaacactccccttcactcccctaaaaactcgcacaCACATTAATGATTAACGcgcaggggcagcgttccctctttttcaattgaattgtacGAGTTTTTACGCTGCATTAACTAAAAacagtcgctatagcagttaaaaacctgtgtgtgattatttttttttttaacgctgcaggaaaaaaacaacttgcgctcaactgaattcccccccccccccatgtaggACTCGTACAGCCATCTGCGGCCCAGCATATAGACAACTCAACCCTAAACCCACCGGAGGACTTAGGATGATGGTCATTTGCTGATTTAAAGGTACAATCTCTTACCTTTCCTTTGCCGTAGATCATTCAAGTTGAGGATTTCTGTGTCATCCTTGACCATCGCGATGTTGGCTATCTCTGAGACTGCAACTTTTCGGGGATCTTCTTCCTCATCAGCCCGCGAGACCGATATCCccaatattatcaaataacaaaaCGTCCAAAGCTTTGAATGCAGCATCTTTCTCCCCTGAAAGAGAAAACC
This window encodes:
- the TMEM177 gene encoding transmembrane protein 177, whose protein sequence is MYPPGDVTQRAPSASLRLLSAADYGGSSQAGGFGEMAYSLFMKLCTFTRRYKGKLLGLSSLGLFAVNISYHVFPEQTFRKVYQGWTKGELSQLNDKQQRLFQVVLEETHVGSSSGYTPFSAYGFQPVSVGIPWLPQGCLVGIPANYNHTEENGAGIVNRVLVINGQEVDWNSEAGTSLRDSLTLSEDAQKFSLAREAVHAQINGPILQASVAPLCLSGVCLSSVACKQLLGLYSGPVLLRGVFNLVAVVVGFTLYFLCDDALNQWLEFKSDQKVATISKSYSQGGLEFYDKILARNQILRAIMGKQGEAIYAPSGNLFPKQKLRLKHAPYTARRDRVRQTLEMQQ
- the LOC142098350 gene encoding fibrinogen-like protein 1-like protein codes for the protein MAQSSPDLARAPVRGDVTSLTPSLPRPVQERLRIVSPPAPSWISFCLRCGAGGTCRPSRELRGRKMLHSKLWTFCYLIILGISVSRADEEEDPRKVAVSEIANIAMVKDDTEILNLNDLRQRKVFFTRDCDELYQLGHRKNGVYVIRPEGSPYLVAQCYMYDCGGWTVIQRNSLDTLITWSESWTAYQYGFGNIELDHYLGNHYIHLLTAQKWNKVRILLVDAENKTRRADYDSFYLTNATDKYRVRLGTYDGDAGDSLSSSALKNLHDNMRFSTYDDDNDRLYNKNCADQHGGGWWYDSCYDAQLNKKDGLHWVTLCNHNCRNSLILIKPINMYCNRV